ATTTGCTTCGTGACGGGAACGGCGGGGCATATGCTCTCCCCCGCCCATCTGTGCCTGCTGGTGACGCTGGATTATTTCCAGGCCGATTTCCTGCGGGCGCTCCGCCCCGTTTTCGCGCTGGAGGCGCTGATGGTGGCGGCGGCGTACGCGGTAACGGCATTATAATAAGAGGCGGCAACGTAAAAACGGCCCCCAGGTGGGGCCGTTTTGCATTTTTTATCCTTCTTCGATGAGTTCGACGATGCTGATTTCTTCTTTCTGGAGGTCGAGCATCATGCCGCTGGGGATGCAGACGACGGGTTTTGTCCAGTAGCGGTCGCGGGTGTTGAGGACGATGATTTTCGCCCGCTGGCCGGTGCTGAGGATGACGCTGTTGCCGGTAAAGAGTTCGCGCATGTTGTCGAGGAAGGTGAGGCAGACGCCTGTTTCCAGTTTCTGATGCATCTGCTCGGCGATTACTTCGAGGGCGGCGAGGGGTGTCATACGGCGGCGGTAGGCCCGGTCGGAGGTCATGGCGTTGTAGATGTCGGCGATGGCGATGATCTGCGCGAAGGGGTGGATTTCGTCGCCGGCGAGTCTGCCGGGGTAGCCGCTGCCGTCCTTACGCTCGTGGTGCTGGAGGACGCCCAGTTTGGTTTCTTCGGCCAGCCGCTGCTCGCCGTGGATGAGTTTGTAGCCTTCTTGGGGGTGGCGTTTGATGACTTCGAATTCGCGGGGCGAGAGGGTGTCGGGTTTATCGAGCACGGTCAGCGGCACGAACAGTTTGCCGATGTCGTGGAGGAGGCCGGCGAGGATGAGGTTTTTGAGCTGGGGGCCCTGGTATTTCCGCCAGCGGCCGAGTATGGCGGCGACGATGGCGACGTTGAGCGAGTGCTGGAAGGTGTGGTCGCTGTGCAGCCTGATTTCGTAGAGGTGGTCGAGGACGCCGACCGTGTCCGCCAGAAGGGTTATCCGCTGGTCGACGAGTTCTTCCATTTCCAGGAGGGGCACTTCGCGGAAAACGCGGATGTGCTCGAAGGTATGTCTGATGGCGTCTACGGTGCGTACATACTCACCCAGGAAGGCGGCTGCGGACAGGGAGGCCGGCAAGGCCGCGTCGATGGGCGGTTGGGTCTCGTCGATGAGGATGTGGGGTATCTGCCAGTTGCGGAGGTTGGTTATCTGCCACGGCGTGAGCCGCGTGCCCCGCTCCAGCAGCACCACTCCTTCGTCGGAGATGACTTCTTTGTCGACGGTCATGCCCGGGACCAAGTCTTGCACGGCTAGTTTCTTCAATTTATGAACCTCCTGGAGTGTATGAGGCGATATAACAAAAACACCGGTTTTTCATCCAGTGCTTTTATTCATCCCCCATGCAGTGCACCGGGTAATACCCGGGAAAGCCGGCTCGACAAGCGGTTCGGGGAGACATTATGCGTGCCACGCCTCTTGAGCCTGATATGGCATGTTTCTACAAATTTCTACAAAAATTGTACCTTTTTCATGTAAAAATTACCAGGGACTAAAGTCCTAATTAATTAGGACTTTAGTCCCGTTTACGGGTCTAAAGTCCTAGTACGGGCAAAAAAAGAACCGGCTTAATGGAAGGGGATATTAAGCCGGTTCTCGATATTCCGGCTCTATGGCCGGCTAGGAAGGGGCAGAAT
This DNA window, taken from Sporomusaceae bacterium, encodes the following:
- a CDS encoding HD-GYP domain-containing protein → MKKLAVQDLVPGMTVDKEVISDEGVVLLERGTRLTPWQITNLRNWQIPHILIDETQPPIDAALPASLSAAAFLGEYVRTVDAIRHTFEHIRVFREVPLLEMEELVDQRITLLADTVGVLDHLYEIRLHSDHTFQHSLNVAIVAAILGRWRKYQGPQLKNLILAGLLHDIGKLFVPLTVLDKPDTLSPREFEVIKRHPQEGYKLIHGEQRLAEETKLGVLQHHERKDGSGYPGRLAGDEIHPFAQIIAIADIYNAMTSDRAYRRRMTPLAALEVIAEQMHQKLETGVCLTFLDNMRELFTGNSVILSTGQRAKIIVLNTRDRYWTKPVVCIPSGMMLDLQKEEISIVELIEEG